A part of Streptomyces sp. DSM 40750 genomic DNA contains:
- a CDS encoding carbohydrate ABC transporter permease: MLSYWRQYLAISPFYLIFTVFSFGPVFYSLYLAFQRYDGLGAKQFVGLQQFEFLWNDPVFWLSIRNTLLIWVLSTVPTLFGALVLATLLHSVRRFKGFYRIALYVPNVTSIVAVAIFFGAVFSNNFGLVNAILGTVGISPVPWLSNPWLIKVVIAALMTWMWTGYNMIIYLAGLQAIPTSIYEAAKMDGAGPVRTFFQITIPVMRPIILFTVVISTINGLQSFSEPQVLFASNAANQNMGGPGQAGLTTLLYFYQSAFLLNDYGYGAAIVWAFFVLIIVLVVINWRIVQRGRKS, from the coding sequence GTGCTGTCGTACTGGCGGCAGTACCTGGCGATCTCGCCCTTCTACCTGATCTTCACCGTCTTCTCCTTCGGTCCCGTCTTCTATTCGCTGTATCTGGCCTTCCAGCGCTACGACGGCCTGGGCGCCAAGCAGTTCGTGGGCCTGCAGCAGTTCGAGTTCCTCTGGAACGACCCGGTCTTCTGGCTGTCGATCCGCAACACCCTGCTGATCTGGGTCCTGTCCACCGTTCCCACGCTCTTCGGCGCCCTCGTGCTGGCGACGCTGCTGCATTCGGTGCGCCGCTTCAAGGGCTTCTACCGCATCGCCCTCTACGTGCCGAACGTCACGTCGATCGTCGCCGTGGCGATCTTCTTCGGCGCGGTGTTCAGCAACAACTTCGGCCTGGTCAACGCGATCCTGGGCACGGTCGGCATCTCGCCCGTCCCGTGGCTGAGCAATCCGTGGCTGATCAAAGTGGTGATCGCGGCGCTGATGACCTGGATGTGGACCGGCTACAACATGATCATCTACCTGGCCGGCCTCCAGGCCATCCCCACCTCGATCTACGAGGCGGCCAAGATGGACGGCGCCGGACCCGTGCGGACCTTCTTCCAGATCACCATTCCGGTCATGCGGCCGATCATCCTGTTCACCGTCGTCATCTCGACCATCAACGGCCTGCAGAGCTTCAGCGAACCCCAGGTCCTCTTCGCCAGCAACGCCGCCAACCAGAACATGGGCGGCCCCGGCCAGGCGGGTCTGACCACGCTGCTGTACTTCTACCAGTCGGCCTTCCTCCTCAACGACTACGGCTACGGCGCGGCCATCGTATGGGCCTTCTTCGTACTGATCATCGTGCTCGTCGTCATCAACTGGCGCATCGTGCAACGAGGGAGGAAGTCATGA
- a CDS encoding ABC transporter substrate-binding protein — protein sequence MDLSRRGFLQAAVLTAAASGLTVACGGDSESGGTKNGKNLTMWYWGGALSDKVVAEAKTHFSGQAKLTSSSIGGDFKQKLTTTLAAGGSSVPDITGIKGEDIASFLPNADRFLDLNDLGFKKISSQYLEWKTKLAQTEDGKQIGFPIDIGPTALFFRADLFDKAGLPTDPAKVAAEAKTWDDYFALGTELKKALPDIFLVNNLGSVFNIAVGQGTTRFIDQDNHFIGDQDHIRAAWTTAIQPYTLGLDAKINDQTWNAAIGKNLATELGAAWHALDIESAAPGTKGKWRVCATPDGPANQGGSYLALPQQCRNPEEAFKIISWILSPENNARGFTDAAIFPASPAAYSMEAMTGPSAFFGGQKIIEVFGPAAEAIPVSYEAPADAAVMAPYFTELTNVEAKGKKPDDAWKDAVSQAKQIARRQGVN from the coding sequence GTGGACCTTTCCCGTAGAGGCTTCCTTCAGGCTGCCGTACTCACCGCGGCAGCCTCCGGCCTGACCGTCGCCTGTGGCGGCGACTCGGAATCCGGCGGCACCAAGAACGGCAAGAACCTCACCATGTGGTACTGGGGCGGAGCCCTCAGCGACAAGGTGGTCGCCGAGGCCAAGACGCACTTCAGCGGCCAGGCCAAGCTGACCAGTTCCTCCATCGGCGGCGACTTCAAGCAGAAGCTCACCACCACCCTCGCGGCGGGGGGCAGCTCCGTGCCGGACATCACCGGCATCAAGGGCGAGGACATCGCCTCCTTCCTGCCCAACGCCGACCGCTTCCTCGACCTGAACGACCTGGGCTTCAAGAAGATCTCGTCCCAGTACCTGGAATGGAAGACCAAGCTCGCCCAGACCGAGGACGGCAAGCAGATCGGGTTCCCGATCGACATCGGTCCCACCGCGCTCTTCTTCCGCGCGGACCTGTTCGACAAGGCGGGGCTGCCCACCGACCCGGCCAAGGTCGCCGCCGAGGCCAAGACCTGGGACGACTACTTCGCGCTCGGCACCGAGCTGAAGAAGGCGCTGCCCGACATCTTCCTGGTCAACAACCTCGGCTCGGTGTTCAACATCGCGGTGGGCCAGGGCACCACGCGGTTCATCGACCAGGACAACCACTTCATCGGCGACCAGGACCACATCCGCGCCGCGTGGACCACGGCGATCCAGCCCTACACGCTCGGCCTCGACGCCAAGATCAACGACCAGACCTGGAACGCCGCCATCGGCAAGAACCTGGCCACCGAACTCGGTGCCGCCTGGCACGCGCTGGACATCGAGTCGGCGGCCCCGGGCACCAAGGGCAAGTGGCGGGTCTGCGCGACGCCCGACGGACCGGCCAACCAGGGCGGCTCCTATCTGGCCCTGCCCCAGCAGTGCCGGAACCCCGAAGAGGCGTTCAAGATCATCAGCTGGATCCTCAGCCCGGAGAACAACGCCCGGGGCTTCACCGACGCCGCCATCTTCCCCGCCTCCCCGGCCGCGTACTCGATGGAGGCCATGACGGGCCCCAGCGCCTTCTTCGGCGGGCAGAAGATCATCGAGGTCTTCGGCCCGGCCGCCGAGGCCATCCCCGTGAGCTACGAGGCACCGGCTGACGCCGCGGTCATGGCCCCCTACTTCACCGAGCTGACCAACGTCGAGGCCAAGGGCAAGAAGCCCGACGACGCCTGGAAGGACGCGGTCAGCCAGGCCAAGCAGATCGCCAGGCGACAGGGGGTGAACTGA
- a CDS encoding carbohydrate kinase family protein — protein sequence MDDDRPDVLLTGLLFYDLVLTGLGRPPTPGEEIWTDGMGCGPGGIANLAVAAARFGLRTSLATVFGDDYYGSYCREVLAGQESVDLSLSRTADGWHTPVTVSLAHGHDRALVTHGQEPPYSQDVLMGDPPESRTALVHLEAEPREWLAKAAANGTHIYADVGWDPTRQWSRDLLDQLALCHAFLPNETEAMAYTRTDSAVAALGTLSELVPVAVVTRGGEGAVAVDQTTGEYAEVPALDVDVLDATGAGDVFGASFVAASLGGWPLVERLRFAALSAGLSVGHHGGGLAAPGWYGVDLWWRSLTDPDLKKAYGFLPHRIPADLGPPVRHAPVTPPAPPH from the coding sequence GTGGACGACGACCGGCCCGATGTGCTGCTGACCGGGCTGCTCTTCTACGACCTCGTGCTCACGGGACTGGGCAGGCCGCCCACCCCCGGCGAGGAGATCTGGACCGACGGCATGGGCTGCGGCCCCGGCGGCATCGCCAACCTGGCGGTGGCCGCCGCCCGTTTCGGCCTGCGGACCTCCCTGGCCACGGTCTTCGGCGACGACTACTACGGCTCCTACTGCCGTGAAGTCCTCGCCGGACAGGAGAGCGTCGACCTCTCCCTCTCGCGCACCGCGGACGGCTGGCACACCCCCGTCACCGTCTCCCTCGCCCACGGTCACGACCGGGCCCTGGTCACCCACGGCCAGGAACCGCCGTACTCGCAGGACGTGTTGATGGGCGACCCGCCCGAGTCGCGCACCGCGCTCGTGCACCTCGAGGCCGAGCCGCGCGAGTGGCTCGCCAAGGCCGCCGCGAACGGCACACACATCTACGCGGACGTCGGCTGGGACCCCACCCGGCAGTGGTCCCGCGACCTGCTCGACCAACTCGCCCTGTGCCACGCCTTCCTCCCGAACGAGACCGAGGCGATGGCGTACACCCGTACCGACAGCGCGGTCGCCGCGCTCGGCACGCTGAGCGAACTGGTGCCGGTGGCCGTGGTCACCCGCGGCGGCGAGGGCGCGGTCGCGGTGGACCAGACGACGGGCGAGTACGCGGAGGTCCCGGCCCTGGACGTCGACGTGCTCGACGCGACGGGCGCCGGCGACGTCTTCGGCGCGAGCTTCGTCGCCGCCTCCCTCGGCGGCTGGCCGCTGGTGGAGCGGCTGCGGTTCGCCGCACTGTCCGCCGGACTGTCCGTGGGCCACCACGGCGGAGGCCTGGCGGCACCCGGCTGGTACGGCGTCGACCTCTGGTGGCGCTCGCTGACCGACCCCGACCTGAAGAAGGCCTACGGCTTCCTCCCGCACCGCATCCCGGCGGACCTCGGCCCACCGGTGCGCCACGCCCCGGTGACCCCGCCCGCACCGCCGCACTGA
- a CDS encoding DeoR/GlpR family DNA-binding transcription regulator encodes MLAERRHQLILRALRSGGPAAVTDLSEQLGVSPATIRRDLVRLEEEGLLTRVHGGAVVDEGDQPFAEVAEVRVAEKDAIAAKAASMVRDGQSVLLDIGTTAYRLARQLHGRRLTVITSNLVVYEELADDEGIELVLLGGMVRREYRSLVGFLTEDNLRQLHADWLFLGTSGVRPGGQVMDTTVVEVPVKRAMIRAGDKVVLLADSAKFPGTGMARVCGPGELDVLVTNEPVDQGTRSSFEDAGVEVVTV; translated from the coding sequence GTGCTGGCAGAGCGACGACACCAACTCATCCTGCGGGCCCTGCGATCAGGCGGCCCGGCGGCCGTCACCGACCTGTCCGAACAGCTCGGCGTGAGTCCCGCCACCATCCGGCGTGACCTCGTCAGGCTGGAGGAGGAGGGGCTGCTCACCCGCGTGCACGGCGGCGCCGTCGTGGACGAGGGCGACCAGCCCTTCGCCGAGGTCGCCGAGGTACGGGTGGCCGAGAAGGACGCGATAGCGGCGAAGGCCGCCTCGATGGTCCGCGACGGCCAGTCCGTGCTCCTCGACATCGGGACCACCGCCTACCGCCTGGCCCGGCAGCTGCACGGCCGCCGTCTCACCGTGATCACCAGCAACCTGGTGGTCTACGAGGAGCTGGCCGACGACGAGGGCATCGAACTGGTGCTGCTCGGCGGCATGGTCCGCCGCGAGTACCGTTCCCTCGTCGGCTTCCTCACCGAGGACAACCTCCGGCAGTTGCACGCCGACTGGCTCTTCCTCGGCACGAGTGGAGTGCGGCCCGGCGGACAGGTGATGGACACGACCGTCGTCGAGGTTCCCGTCAAACGCGCGATGATCAGGGCCGGCGACAAGGTCGTCCTGCTCGCCGACTCCGCGAAGTTCCCCGGCACGGGGATGGCGCGGGTCTGCGGTCCCGGGGAACTCGACGTGCTCGTGACCAACGAGCCGGTGGACCAGGGCACCCGGTCGTCGTTCGAGGACGCGGGGGTCGAAGTGGTCACCGTATGA
- a CDS encoding 6-phospho-beta-glucosidase, which translates to MKLTILGGGGFRVPLVYGALLGDRAEGRVTHVVLHDLDAERLSAVTRVLAEQAADVPDAPEVTATTDLDEALRGADFIFSAIRVGGLEGRAHDERVALAEGVLGQETVGAGGIAYGLRTVPVAVDIARRVARLAPEAWLINFTNPAGLVTEAMSRHLGDRVIGICDSPVGLGRRIARVLGANPREAWIDYVGLNHLGWVRGLRVAGRDELPRLLADRDLLGSFEEGKLFGVDWLQSLGAIPNEYLHYYYFNREAVRAYQAAEKTRGAFLKDQQAHFYEEMRRPDAHALKAWDRTRAEREATYMSENRETAGAGERDADDLSGGYEKVALALMRAIARDERTTLILNVRNKGTLSALDTEAVIEVPCLVDANGAHPVAVDPLPDHATGLVCAVKAVEREVLAAAESGSRTTAVKAFALHPLVDSVNVARRLVDGYTAVHPGLGYLT; encoded by the coding sequence GTGAAGCTGACGATTCTGGGCGGCGGAGGATTTCGGGTGCCGCTCGTGTACGGGGCGCTCCTCGGGGACCGCGCCGAGGGCCGGGTCACCCATGTCGTCCTGCACGACCTGGACGCCGAGCGGCTCTCCGCCGTCACCCGAGTCCTCGCCGAGCAGGCGGCGGACGTGCCCGACGCGCCCGAGGTGACCGCCACCACCGACCTCGACGAGGCCCTGCGCGGCGCCGACTTCATCTTCTCCGCGATCCGCGTCGGCGGCCTGGAGGGCCGCGCGCACGACGAGCGGGTCGCCCTCGCCGAAGGCGTCCTCGGCCAGGAGACCGTCGGCGCCGGCGGCATCGCCTACGGCCTGCGCACGGTCCCCGTGGCCGTCGACATCGCCCGCCGGGTGGCCCGGCTCGCCCCCGAAGCCTGGCTCATCAACTTCACCAACCCGGCGGGCCTGGTCACCGAGGCCATGTCCCGCCACCTCGGCGACCGCGTCATCGGCATCTGCGACTCCCCGGTCGGCCTCGGCCGCCGTATCGCCCGCGTACTGGGAGCCAACCCGCGCGAGGCCTGGATCGACTACGTGGGCCTCAACCACCTCGGCTGGGTCCGCGGCCTGCGCGTCGCCGGCCGCGACGAACTCCCGCGCCTCCTCGCCGACCGCGACCTCCTCGGCTCCTTCGAGGAGGGCAAGCTCTTCGGCGTGGACTGGCTCCAGTCCCTCGGCGCCATCCCGAACGAGTATCTGCACTACTACTACTTCAACCGCGAGGCCGTCCGCGCCTACCAGGCGGCCGAGAAGACCCGCGGCGCCTTCCTCAAGGACCAGCAGGCCCACTTCTACGAGGAGATGCGCCGCCCCGACGCCCACGCGCTCAAGGCCTGGGACCGCACCCGCGCCGAGCGCGAGGCCACCTACATGTCGGAGAACCGGGAGACGGCGGGCGCCGGCGAACGCGACGCCGACGACCTGTCCGGCGGCTACGAGAAGGTCGCCCTCGCCCTGATGCGGGCCATCGCCCGCGACGAGCGCACCACCCTCATCCTCAACGTCCGCAACAAGGGCACCCTCTCGGCCCTCGACACCGAGGCCGTCATCGAGGTGCCCTGCCTGGTCGACGCCAACGGCGCCCACCCGGTCGCCGTCGACCCGCTGCCCGACCACGCCACCGGCCTGGTCTGCGCGGTCAAGGCCGTCGAACGCGAGGTCCTGGCCGCCGCCGAGTCCGGTTCCCGCACCACCGCGGTGAAGGCCTTCGCCCTGCACCCGCTGGTCGACTCGGTGAACGTCGCCCGCAGACTGGTCGACGGCTACACGGCCGTGCACCCCGGCCTCGGATACCTGACGTAG